A part of Agromyces protaetiae genomic DNA contains:
- a CDS encoding DUF2207 family protein: MSRRRPIGLRRVAAAGALAAAWFLAVAPAAAGNAVGETSTGTGTSTALAPVAALPADVDDFSFASFDAVYDLGRDDEGHSTLTTTERLVAVFPDFDQNHGIRRAIPERYDGHPTEIRITSVTDGEGVPRSFETASEDGFLLVTIAARGFVHGEQTYVISYDQRYVTHVPDDAAIDEFYWDVNGTGWAQPFGRVTAELRVEPEIAAAFTGDAACYRGWSGSGTPCESLEVFAPEVAGDAPTAVPFLRASAANLGPYENLTIAAAFEQGTFTPRDDAFLSSPVAVASGVGALGALGAALTALVLRATRWRNHPGRGIVVAEYEPPPGVSIMEAADLVGAPGRGVTASILELAVEGRVRIVETSRKKYAVEFARGDSQGRDVPDPGAGELVRLLFPRGAHPGERRPLKGGSDRLATGLQTLRSRARKFVTTTGYRRSPDPGLRLLVAAIAVVGAIVGVVFAIFAFDQARGGWWPAVALGGAVVLALVAIGAVSSVRPLTERGRDMHDRLEGLRLYIRLAEADRLRVLQSPSGALRVPSGASAATSAGSIPDASQPAPLDSAAVLKLNERLLPYAVLFGLEREWARELAALYEARGEQPGWYSGRGAFDAVAFSTGMASFSSAASTTWSGSSSSSSSSGSGGGGSSGAGAAEAAAGASDARPPCRLSVLLCRA, encoded by the coding sequence ATGTCCCGTCGCCGACCGATCGGATTGCGCCGAGTCGCTGCCGCAGGGGCGCTCGCCGCCGCGTGGTTCCTCGCGGTCGCGCCCGCCGCGGCGGGCAACGCCGTCGGCGAGACATCCACCGGTACCGGGACATCCACCGCTCTCGCACCCGTCGCGGCTCTCCCCGCCGACGTCGACGACTTCTCGTTCGCCTCTTTCGACGCCGTCTACGACCTCGGCCGCGACGACGAAGGGCACTCGACCCTCACGACGACCGAGCGACTCGTCGCCGTGTTCCCCGACTTCGACCAGAACCACGGCATCCGCCGCGCGATCCCCGAGCGATACGACGGCCACCCGACCGAGATCCGGATCACGAGCGTGACCGACGGCGAGGGCGTGCCGCGGTCGTTCGAGACGGCGTCGGAGGACGGCTTCCTCCTCGTGACGATCGCCGCGCGCGGGTTCGTCCACGGCGAGCAGACCTACGTCATCTCGTATGACCAGCGGTATGTCACGCACGTGCCCGACGACGCCGCGATCGACGAGTTCTACTGGGACGTCAACGGCACGGGCTGGGCGCAGCCCTTCGGGCGGGTGACCGCCGAGCTCCGGGTCGAGCCCGAGATCGCCGCCGCGTTCACGGGCGACGCCGCGTGCTACCGGGGCTGGAGCGGTTCGGGGACTCCGTGCGAGTCGCTCGAGGTGTTCGCGCCCGAGGTCGCGGGCGACGCACCGACGGCGGTGCCGTTCCTTCGGGCTTCGGCCGCGAACCTCGGCCCGTACGAGAATCTCACGATCGCGGCCGCGTTCGAACAGGGCACCTTCACCCCGCGCGACGACGCGTTCCTCTCGTCGCCGGTCGCCGTCGCGAGCGGGGTCGGCGCCCTCGGGGCACTGGGGGCGGCGCTCACGGCGCTCGTCCTGCGCGCGACACGCTGGCGCAATCATCCCGGCCGCGGCATCGTCGTCGCCGAGTACGAGCCTCCGCCGGGCGTCTCGATCATGGAGGCCGCCGACCTCGTCGGCGCGCCGGGGCGCGGGGTCACGGCGTCGATCCTCGAGCTCGCGGTCGAAGGGCGCGTGCGCATCGTCGAGACGTCGCGCAAGAAGTACGCGGTCGAGTTCGCGCGCGGAGACAGCCAGGGGCGGGATGTCCCCGACCCGGGCGCGGGCGAACTCGTGCGCCTGCTCTTCCCGCGCGGCGCGCACCCGGGGGAGCGGCGACCGCTGAAGGGCGGCAGCGACCGCCTCGCGACGGGCTTGCAGACCCTCCGCAGCCGGGCGCGCAAGTTCGTGACGACGACGGGCTACCGTCGCTCGCCCGATCCGGGGCTGCGGCTGCTCGTCGCGGCGATCGCCGTCGTCGGCGCGATCGTCGGCGTCGTGTTCGCGATCTTCGCGTTCGATCAGGCCAGGGGCGGCTGGTGGCCCGCGGTCGCGCTCGGCGGCGCGGTCGTCCTCGCGCTCGTCGCGATCGGAGCCGTCTCGAGCGTGCGCCCGCTCACCGAGCGCGGCCGTGACATGCACGACCGGCTCGAGGGCCTTCGCCTGTACATCCGCCTCGCCGAGGCCGACCGGCTCCGGGTGCTCCAGAGTCCGAGCGGGGCGCTTCGCGTTCCGAGCGGCGCGTCGGCCGCGACATCCGCCGGTTCGATTCCGGATGCCTCGCAGCCGGCGCCGCTCGACAGTGCCGCGGTGCTGAAACTCAACGAACGCCTCCTGCCGTACGCCGTCCTCTTCGGCCTCGAACGCGAGTGGGCTCGGGAACTCGCGGCGCTCTACGAGGCGCGCGGGGAGCAGCCCGGCTGGTATTCGGGGCGCGGCGCGTTCGACGCCGTCGCCTTCAGCACCGGGATGGCGTCGTTCTCGTCGGCCGCGTCGACGACGTGGTCGGGCTCGTCTTCGAGTTCCTCGTCGAGCGGGTCGGGCGGCGGCGGATCGTCGGGGGCGGGGGCGGCGGAGGCGGCGGCGGGGGCGTCTGACGCGCGTCCGCCGTGCCGGCTCTCGGTGCTGCTGTGCAGAGCGTGA
- a CDS encoding HAD-IC family P-type ATPase, translating into MARAVVEAAERDGLALPTVARFRAHRGLGVTAEIDGIAAACGRLAFLESLGYAVPDELRARVAASDATAVAVGWDGRMRAVLEIDDTVRDSARGAIDDLKALGLEPVLATGDAERPAARVAAALGIDEVHAALSPEDKLALVRDLQARGRTVAMAGDGVNDAPALAGADLGIAMGGGADAAAAASDLALLRDDPAVIPEAVRLSRATLGTIRGNLFWAFAYNVAAIPLAAAGFLNPMIAGAAMAFSSVFVVLNSLRLRRR; encoded by the coding sequence ATCGCCCGAGCGGTCGTCGAGGCCGCCGAACGCGACGGCCTGGCCCTGCCGACCGTCGCGCGATTCCGCGCCCACCGCGGGCTCGGGGTGACCGCCGAGATCGACGGCATCGCGGCCGCGTGCGGCCGTCTCGCCTTCCTCGAGTCGCTCGGATACGCGGTTCCTGACGAGCTCCGCGCTCGCGTCGCTGCCTCCGACGCGACGGCCGTCGCGGTCGGCTGGGACGGCCGGATGCGCGCCGTCCTCGAGATCGACGACACCGTGCGCGACTCGGCGCGGGGCGCGATCGACGACCTCAAGGCGCTCGGGCTCGAGCCCGTGCTCGCAACGGGCGACGCCGAGCGCCCAGCCGCGCGCGTCGCGGCAGCGCTCGGCATCGACGAGGTGCACGCGGCGTTGAGCCCCGAAGACAAGCTCGCGCTCGTGCGCGACCTGCAGGCGCGCGGGCGCACGGTCGCGATGGCGGGCGACGGCGTGAACGACGCGCCTGCGCTCGCCGGGGCCGATCTCGGCATCGCGATGGGCGGGGGTGCCGACGCCGCCGCCGCGGCGAGCGACCTCGCGCTCCTCCGCGACGACCCGGCGGTCATCCCCGAGGCCGTGCGGCTCTCGCGGGCGACGCTCGGCACGATCCGCGGCAACCTGTTCTGGGCCTTCGCATACAACGTCGCGGCGATCCCGCTCGCGGCGGCGGGGTTCCTGAACCCCATGATCGCGGGCGCGGCGATGGCGTTCTCGAGCGTGTTCGTCGTCCTCAACAGCCTGCGGCTCCGCCGCCGCTGA
- a CDS encoding cation-translocating P-type ATPase — METLTVDLDIEGMTCASCVARVEKRLTRIEGVDARVNLATERARVSYPADVPVDTLLEAVDAAGYRATLVEPEPPATATATEGVGTEPSARRDPLTRRLAVSAALAIPVVLVAMIPALQFPGWQWASLALATPVVLWGGWPFHRAAAVNLRHGALTMDTLVSLGTLTAYLWSVQALVFGHAGEIGMRHEWVWGVRGMPGGDVYFEVAAGVVAVILAGRVLEARSKRRAGRALRALADLAPSESTLVETDASGQAAERRIPLADLRAGDRFAVRPGERIAADGVVVEGEAAVDERMLTGEPAPVDVEPGSHVTGATIVVDGRLVIEATRVGADARLAQIARLVDDAQVGSSRAQRLADRISAVFVPVVIALAIATGIVWSLTGSPVEHALTAAVAVLVIACPCALGLATPMAILVGTGRGAARGILITGPEALDRTGQADTIVLDKTGTLTTGRMRLTGVVAEEGRMPRTRSPWRPPSSTARSIRSPERSSRPPNATAWPCRPSRDSAPTAGSG; from the coding sequence GTGGAAACCCTGACCGTCGACCTCGACATCGAAGGCATGACGTGCGCGAGCTGCGTCGCGCGCGTCGAGAAGCGCCTCACGCGCATCGAGGGCGTCGACGCGCGCGTCAACCTCGCGACCGAGCGGGCCCGCGTGAGCTATCCGGCGGATGTCCCGGTCGACACGCTCCTCGAGGCGGTCGACGCCGCGGGGTACCGCGCGACCCTCGTCGAGCCCGAGCCACCGGCGACGGCGACGGCGACGGAAGGCGTCGGCACCGAGCCATCCGCCCGCCGCGACCCGCTCACGCGACGGCTCGCCGTCTCTGCCGCGCTCGCGATCCCCGTCGTGCTCGTCGCGATGATCCCGGCGCTGCAGTTCCCGGGCTGGCAGTGGGCGTCGCTCGCGCTCGCCACGCCGGTCGTGCTGTGGGGCGGGTGGCCGTTCCACCGGGCCGCGGCCGTGAACCTCCGCCACGGGGCCCTCACGATGGACACCCTCGTCTCGCTCGGCACGCTCACGGCATACCTGTGGTCGGTGCAGGCGCTCGTCTTCGGGCACGCGGGCGAGATCGGCATGCGCCACGAGTGGGTGTGGGGCGTCCGCGGCATGCCGGGCGGCGACGTCTACTTCGAGGTCGCGGCGGGCGTCGTCGCGGTCATCCTCGCCGGCCGGGTGCTCGAGGCGCGTTCCAAGCGGCGCGCGGGCCGGGCGCTCCGCGCCCTCGCGGACCTCGCGCCGAGCGAGTCGACGCTCGTCGAGACGGATGCCTCGGGGCAGGCCGCCGAACGTCGCATCCCGCTCGCCGACCTCCGCGCGGGCGACCGCTTCGCGGTCCGGCCGGGGGAGCGCATCGCCGCCGACGGCGTCGTCGTCGAGGGCGAGGCCGCCGTCGACGAGCGCATGCTCACAGGCGAACCCGCACCCGTCGACGTCGAACCGGGCTCCCACGTGACGGGCGCGACGATCGTCGTCGACGGGCGGCTCGTGATCGAGGCGACGCGGGTCGGCGCCGACGCGCGGCTCGCGCAGATCGCGCGGCTCGTCGACGACGCGCAAGTGGGCTCGTCGCGTGCGCAACGGCTCGCCGACCGCATCTCGGCGGTGTTCGTGCCCGTCGTCATCGCCCTCGCGATCGCCACCGGGATCGTCTGGAGCCTCACGGGCAGCCCCGTCGAGCACGCGCTCACTGCGGCCGTCGCCGTCCTGGTCATCGCGTGCCCGTGCGCCCTCGGGCTTGCGACGCCGATGGCGATCCTCGTCGGCACGGGCCGCGGCGCGGCGCGCGGCATCCTCATCACGGGGCCCGAGGCGCTCGATCGCACGGGCCAGGCCGACACGATCGTCCTCGACAAGACCGGCACGCTCACGACGGGGCGCATGCGGCTCACGGGCGTCGTCGCCGAAGAGGGGCGGATGCCTCGCACGCGCTCGCCGTGGCGGCCGCCCTCGAGCACGGCTCGGAGCATCCGATCGCCCGAGCGGTCGTCGAGGCCGCCGAACGCGACGGCCTGGCCCTGCCGACCGTCGCGCGATTCCGCGCCCACCGCGGGCTCGGGGTGA
- a CDS encoding metal-sensitive transcriptional regulator — protein sequence MIEDIKKRALHRTKIIEGQLRGIEKMIENEEYCVDIITLSLAVQKSLASLNKLLVENHLRTHVTHQYEAGGEEREAAVAELLRIFELSNNRG from the coding sequence GTGATCGAGGACATCAAGAAGCGCGCGCTCCACCGCACGAAGATCATCGAGGGGCAGCTGCGCGGCATCGAGAAGATGATCGAGAACGAGGAGTACTGCGTCGACATCATCACGCTCTCGCTCGCCGTGCAGAAGTCGCTCGCCTCGCTCAACAAGCTGCTCGTCGAGAACCACCTCCGCACGCACGTCACGCATCAGTACGAGGCGGGCGGCGAGGAGCGCGAGGCCGCGGTCGCGGAGCTCCTCCGCATCTTCGAGCTGTCGAACAATCGCGGCTGA
- a CDS encoding glycerophosphodiester phosphodiesterase yields MNSAFRTVARRSLLVLCSIALTSVLIGAQVPPRVLAADVFGAMRAPGEPAFTVGHRGDRASAPENTMVSLELAMDRLAYVETDVRLTSDGVPVLFHDVTLERVAGVAKRVEDLTFAELSTIDVGSWYGEEFAGERVPTLDAFLAALAERPDARALVELKADWTPAGVRKIVGLIERHNLRSRIILESFSIESLLAIKAASPTTPRIMLTRELPDDPLPLVERFGVIGFGTTAASVRRAKVAVERLHAAGVSVLCYTLNSQEDWAKVSALGVDGIITDEPSDLDAWLAATAPGT; encoded by the coding sequence GTGAATTCAGCCTTCCGAACGGTCGCCCGCCGTTCGCTGCTGGTCCTCTGCTCGATCGCGCTCACGAGCGTGCTCATCGGCGCGCAGGTGCCGCCGCGGGTGCTCGCGGCCGACGTCTTCGGCGCCATGCGCGCGCCGGGGGAGCCGGCGTTCACGGTCGGCCACCGCGGCGACCGCGCGAGCGCCCCTGAGAACACGATGGTCTCGCTCGAACTCGCGATGGATCGGCTCGCGTACGTCGAGACCGACGTGCGGCTCACGAGCGACGGCGTGCCCGTGCTGTTCCACGACGTCACCCTCGAGCGCGTCGCGGGGGTCGCGAAGCGCGTCGAAGACCTGACCTTCGCAGAGCTCTCGACGATCGACGTCGGCTCCTGGTACGGCGAGGAGTTCGCGGGCGAGCGCGTTCCGACCCTCGACGCGTTCCTTGCGGCGCTCGCCGAGCGGCCCGATGCCCGGGCGCTCGTCGAGCTCAAAGCCGATTGGACCCCCGCCGGCGTCCGCAAGATCGTGGGGCTCATCGAACGGCACAACCTCCGCTCTCGCATCATCCTCGAGAGCTTCAGCATCGAGTCGCTCCTCGCGATCAAGGCCGCCTCGCCCACGACGCCCCGGATCATGCTCACGCGCGAACTGCCCGACGACCCGCTGCCGCTCGTGGAGCGATTCGGCGTCATCGGATTCGGCACGACCGCGGCGTCGGTGCGGCGCGCGAAAGTCGCTGTCGAGCGGCTGCACGCGGCCGGGGTCTCGGTGCTGTGCTACACCCTCAACTCGCAGGAGGACTGGGCGAAGGTGAGCGCGCTCGGCGTCGACGGCATCATCACCGACGAGCCGAGCGACCTCGACGCGTGGCTCGCGGCGACCGCGCCCGGCACGTAG
- a CDS encoding aldehyde dehydrogenase family protein, whose amino-acid sequence MSRLAVPKTYKLFIGGAFPRSESGRIYEVRSAAGAFLANAALASRKDARDAVVAARAAVGGWAGATAYNRGQVLYRIAELLEGRRIQFIAEIEEQEGVTHAQASAQVDEAIDRWVWYAGWADKFAQVAGNANPVAGPFFNISVPEPTGVVAIVAPQDSALLGFVSAIAPALVTGNAVVVVASERFPLSAISLAEVLATSDVPKGVVNVLTGSPAEIAPWLASHADVNALDLVGAADLEWVDLEIAAAETLTRVLRPEQGPDAAAPSLERIRAFTETKTIWHTKSLK is encoded by the coding sequence ATGAGCCGCCTGGCCGTGCCCAAGACGTACAAGCTGTTCATCGGCGGGGCGTTCCCGCGCAGCGAGTCGGGTCGCATCTACGAGGTGCGGTCGGCTGCGGGCGCGTTCCTCGCGAATGCCGCGCTCGCGTCGCGGAAAGACGCGCGCGACGCGGTCGTCGCCGCGCGTGCCGCCGTCGGCGGCTGGGCCGGAGCCACGGCGTACAACCGCGGGCAGGTGCTGTACCGCATCGCCGAGCTCCTGGAAGGGCGACGCATCCAGTTCATCGCCGAGATCGAGGAGCAGGAGGGCGTGACGCACGCGCAGGCGAGCGCGCAGGTCGACGAGGCGATCGACCGCTGGGTCTGGTATGCCGGGTGGGCCGACAAGTTCGCGCAGGTCGCGGGCAACGCGAACCCGGTGGCAGGCCCGTTCTTCAACATCTCGGTGCCCGAGCCGACGGGCGTCGTCGCGATCGTCGCGCCGCAGGACTCGGCGCTCCTCGGCTTCGTGTCGGCGATCGCTCCGGCGCTCGTGACGGGCAACGCGGTCGTCGTCGTCGCGAGCGAGCGGTTCCCGCTGTCGGCGATCTCGCTCGCCGAAGTGCTCGCGACGAGCGACGTGCCGAAGGGCGTCGTCAACGTGCTCACGGGCTCGCCGGCCGAGATCGCGCCGTGGCTCGCATCGCACGCCGACGTCAACGCGCTCGACCTCGTCGGCGCGGCCGACCTCGAGTGGGTCGACCTCGAGATCGCCGCGGCCGAGACGCTCACGCGTGTCCTTCGGCCCGAGCAGGGGCCCGACGCCGCGGCGCCGTCGCTCGAGCGCATCCGCGCGTTCACCGAGACGAAGACGATCTGGCACACGAAGAGCCTGAAGTAG
- a CDS encoding aldehyde dehydrogenase family protein has protein sequence MSFLDYAPAPESRSVLALRESYGLFIDGEFVEGRGTPFQTISPATEERLATIANANEADVSDAVAAARRAYDRVWSKMSGRDRGKYLFRIARLVQERARELAVAESLDNGKPIKESRDVDIPLVAAWFFYYAGWADKLDYAGLGANPRSLGVAGQVIPWNFPLLMLAWKIAPALATGNTVVLKPAETTPLTALIFAEILQQADLPPGVVSIVTGAGDTGAALVAHPDVDKVAFTGSTSVGRQIARTVAGTNKKVTLELGGKAANIVFDDAPIDQAVDGIVNGIFFNQGHVCCAGSRLLVQESIHDEVVERLKLRLSTLRLGDPLDKNTDIGAINSREQLERITRLSDLGDAEGAERWTAECEIPDNGFWFAPTIFTNVQTSHAIAREEIFGPVLSVLTFRTPGEAVAKANNTPYGLSAGIWTEKGSRMLQLADQLRAGVIWANTFNRFDPASPFGGYKESGYGREGGRHGLGAYLAPASSSAVSGGRGGAQRRVGASDASPALVSAAAGAEASAAGADAPAPKRVRATRSTRTAKKGAAK, from the coding sequence ATGAGCTTCCTCGACTACGCACCGGCGCCCGAGTCGCGCTCGGTCCTCGCGCTTCGCGAGAGCTACGGCCTCTTCATCGACGGCGAGTTCGTCGAGGGGCGCGGCACGCCCTTCCAGACGATCTCCCCGGCGACCGAGGAGCGCCTCGCGACGATCGCGAACGCGAACGAGGCGGATGTCTCCGATGCCGTCGCCGCGGCCCGCCGCGCCTACGACCGGGTCTGGTCGAAGATGAGCGGGCGCGATCGCGGCAAGTACCTCTTCCGCATCGCCCGGCTCGTGCAAGAGCGCGCGCGCGAACTCGCGGTCGCCGAGTCGCTCGACAACGGCAAGCCCATCAAAGAGTCGCGCGATGTCGACATCCCGCTCGTCGCGGCCTGGTTCTTCTACTACGCGGGCTGGGCCGACAAGCTCGACTACGCGGGCCTCGGCGCGAACCCGCGCTCGCTCGGCGTCGCGGGCCAGGTCATCCCGTGGAACTTCCCGCTCCTCATGCTCGCGTGGAAGATCGCGCCCGCCCTCGCGACGGGCAACACGGTCGTGCTGAAGCCCGCCGAGACGACGCCGCTCACCGCGCTCATCTTCGCCGAGATCCTCCAGCAGGCCGACCTCCCGCCCGGCGTCGTCAGCATCGTCACGGGCGCCGGCGACACGGGCGCGGCGCTCGTCGCCCACCCCGACGTCGACAAGGTCGCGTTCACGGGGTCGACGTCCGTCGGCCGGCAGATCGCGCGCACCGTCGCGGGCACGAACAAGAAGGTCACCCTCGAACTCGGCGGCAAGGCCGCGAACATCGTCTTCGACGACGCCCCCATCGACCAGGCCGTCGACGGCATCGTCAACGGCATCTTCTTCAACCAGGGGCACGTGTGCTGCGCGGGCAGCCGCCTGCTCGTGCAGGAGTCGATCCACGACGAGGTCGTCGAGCGGTTGAAGCTGCGGCTCTCGACGCTGCGGCTCGGCGACCCGCTCGACAAGAACACCGATATCGGCGCGATCAACTCGCGCGAACAGCTCGAGCGCATCACGCGGCTGAGCGACCTCGGCGACGCCGAGGGCGCGGAGCGCTGGACGGCCGAGTGCGAGATCCCCGACAACGGGTTCTGGTTCGCGCCGACGATCTTCACGAACGTGCAGACGAGCCACGCGATCGCACGCGAAGAGATCTTCGGCCCCGTGCTGTCGGTGCTGACGTTCCGCACGCCCGGAGAGGCGGTTGCGAAGGCGAACAACACGCCCTACGGCCTGTCGGCGGGCATCTGGACCGAGAAGGGCAGCCGCATGTTGCAGCTCGCCGACCAGCTTCGTGCGGGGGTCATCTGGGCGAACACGTTCAACCGGTTCGACCCCGCGAGCCCGTTCGGCGGCTACAAGGAGTCGGGCTACGGCCGCGAGGGCGGCCGCCACGGGCTCGGGGCGTACCTCGCGCCGGCGTCGTCGTCGGCCGTGTCGGGCGGGCGCGGCGGCGCGCAGCGCCGCGTCGGGGCCTCGGATGCCTCACCCGCGCTCGTGTCCGCAGCGGCCGGTGCCGAGGCATCCGCCGCCGGTGCCGATGCGCCCGCTCCCAAGCGCGTCCGCGCGACCCGATCGACCCGCACCGCGAAGAAGGGAGCGGCGAAATGA
- the deoC gene encoding deoxyribose-phosphate aldolase: protein MAGTSLVTARERALAVLGGEPDDATLRRYLHGIPGVDAVGLEQRAAGLGSRSIKTSSKAWALDKIISLIDLTTLEGADTPGKVRSLVGKALKPDSTDITTPRVAAVCVYGDLVGVAVDALGAAHGDPDDGLVSVAAVATAFPSGRASLDIKLADTADAVAAGADEIDMVIDRGAFLAGRYGEVFDQIAAVKAACVRPDGTSASLKVILETGELVTYDNVRRASWLSILAGGDFIKTSTGKVAPAATLPVTLLMLQVVRDWHLLTGQRIGVKPAGGIRTSKDAVKYLVTVAEIVGEDWLQPHLFRFGASSLLNDVLLQRQKLTTGRYSGPDYVTID, encoded by the coding sequence ATGGCAGGCACTTCACTCGTCACGGCCCGCGAGCGCGCGCTCGCGGTGCTCGGCGGCGAACCCGACGACGCGACGCTCCGTCGCTATCTGCACGGCATCCCCGGCGTCGACGCGGTCGGGCTCGAGCAGCGCGCCGCGGGGCTCGGCTCGCGGTCGATCAAGACGAGCTCGAAGGCGTGGGCGCTCGACAAGATCATCTCGCTCATCGACCTCACGACCCTCGAGGGCGCCGACACGCCCGGCAAGGTGCGCTCGCTCGTCGGCAAGGCGCTGAAGCCCGACTCGACCGACATCACGACGCCGCGCGTCGCGGCCGTGTGCGTGTACGGCGACCTCGTGGGCGTCGCGGTCGATGCGCTCGGCGCCGCCCACGGCGACCCCGACGATGGGCTCGTCTCGGTCGCGGCCGTCGCGACGGCGTTCCCGTCGGGGCGCGCGTCGCTCGACATCAAGCTCGCCGACACGGCCGACGCGGTCGCGGCGGGCGCCGACGAGATCGACATGGTCATCGACCGCGGCGCGTTCCTCGCGGGCCGGTACGGCGAGGTGTTCGACCAGATCGCGGCCGTCAAGGCCGCGTGCGTGCGGCCCGACGGCACCAGTGCGAGCCTCAAGGTCATCCTCGAGACGGGCGAGCTCGTGACGTACGACAACGTGCGGCGGGCGTCGTGGCTGTCGATCCTCGCGGGCGGCGACTTCATCAAGACGTCGACGGGCAAGGTCGCCCCCGCCGCGACCCTCCCGGTCACGCTCCTCATGCTGCAGGTCGTGCGCGACTGGCACCTGCTCACCGGCCAGCGCATCGGCGTCAAGCCCGCGGGCGGCATCCGCACCTCGAAAGACGCCGTCAAGTACCTCGTGACCGTCGCCGAGATCGTCGGCGAAGATTGGCTGCAGCCGCACCTGTTCCGCTTCGGGGCATCCAGCCTCTTGAACGACGTGCTCCTGCAGCGTCAGAAGCTCACCACCGGCCGCTACTCGGGCCCCGACTACGTGACGATCGACTGA
- a CDS encoding sugar-binding transcriptional regulator, protein MDEIDELLSIRAAELYYEENKTQDEIGQALRLTRWKVGRLLAQAKQRGFIRIEILHPRARRLAIERRLRDERGLVDAIVVSSAGVTSAEELQARTAQAAADYLTALRPVPRTLGVSWGRTLFEISQHLRTGWATGVNVVQINGGVSLNRRAGTAAATAVGIAQKGGGSATLLPSPAILERLETKEAIESDRVVAGVIDLARSADAYLFSAGAADHTSVHVESGYLSAGDVDLLVQKGAVGDVVGRYLDSDGNIVDPALDARTVGLTLDELRAAPLTIAVVSGSAKHAVADAVVRSGLCTVLVTDEATALHVLDG, encoded by the coding sequence ATGGACGAGATCGACGAACTGCTCTCGATCCGGGCGGCCGAGCTGTACTACGAAGAGAACAAGACGCAGGACGAGATCGGCCAGGCGCTGCGGCTCACGCGGTGGAAGGTCGGGCGACTCCTCGCGCAGGCGAAGCAGCGCGGGTTCATCCGCATCGAGATCCTGCACCCGCGTGCGCGTCGGCTCGCGATCGAGCGTCGGCTGCGCGACGAGCGCGGGCTCGTCGACGCCATCGTCGTGTCCTCGGCGGGCGTGACGTCGGCCGAAGAGCTCCAGGCACGCACGGCGCAGGCCGCGGCCGACTACCTCACGGCGCTCCGGCCCGTGCCGCGCACGCTCGGCGTGAGCTGGGGGCGTACGCTCTTCGAGATCTCGCAGCACCTCCGCACCGGGTGGGCGACGGGCGTCAACGTCGTGCAGATCAACGGCGGCGTGAGCCTCAACCGGCGCGCGGGCACCGCGGCGGCGACGGCCGTCGGCATCGCCCAGAAGGGCGGCGGCAGCGCGACCCTCCTCCCGAGCCCCGCGATCCTCGAACGGCTCGAGACGAAAGAGGCCATCGAGTCCGATCGCGTCGTCGCGGGCGTCATCGACCTCGCACGCTCGGCCGACGCCTACCTGTTCAGCGCGGGCGCCGCCGACCACACCTCCGTGCACGTCGAGAGCGGCTACCTCTCGGCGGGCGACGTCGACCTCCTCGTGCAGAAGGGCGCCGTCGGCGACGTCGTCGGCCGCTACCTCGACTCCGACGGCAACATCGTCGACCCCGCGCTCGACGCGCGCACGGTCGGACTCACCCTCGACGAACTCCGCGCGGCGCCGCTCACGATCGCCGTCGTCTCCGGTTCCGCGAAGCACGCCGTCGCCGACGCGGTCGTCAGAAGCGGGCTCTGCACCGTCCTCGTCACCGACGAGGCCACCGCCCTCCACGTGCTCGACGGCTGA
- a CDS encoding ROK family protein: MPRGRRLGPQTVAWARTQGFTGETGEDLAKAHAEGDPVAVAAVARAGTAIGRAIASATNLVDLDVVAIGGGFSRVSPALFEHARTALDERTAFDFVRRVQIVPSGLSDEGPLIGAAALVHRADLVG; encoded by the coding sequence ATGCCTCGAGGCCGTCGCCTCGGGCCCCAGACCGTCGCGTGGGCCCGCACCCAAGGCTTCACCGGCGAGACCGGCGAAGACCTCGCGAAGGCCCACGCCGAGGGCGACCCCGTCGCGGTCGCGGCCGTCGCCCGCGCCGGCACCGCGATCGGCCGCGCGATCGCGTCGGCCACGAACCTCGTCGACCTCGACGTCGTCGCGATCGGCGGCGGCTTCTCGCGCGTCTCCCCCGCGCTCTTCGAACATGCTCGCACGGCCCTCGACGAGCGAACGGCGTTCGACTTCGTGCGGCGCGTGCAGATCGTGCCGTCGGGCCTCTCCGACGAGGGCCCGCTCATCGGCGCCGCCGCGCTCGTGCACCGCGCCGACCTCGTCGGCTGA